In the genome of Nakaseomyces glabratus chromosome K, complete sequence, the window ATATGaattatataatacaaataGGCTACATTAAAACACATGCAGAGTTCTCATTCTTTTTAGTGCGACGATGACGATTTTTATCACCGTTTGTGAGCGAGCCTTTCGATTTGTGTTTATTCTTGTGCCTCTTGATTGATCTGAAGCCCCATTTACTAGGTGTTTCAATATGAGATGTCTCAATCCCGCTGGCAGTTTTCAGCAGAGTCGGTAGAGGTAAACTTTTTGTCCTTTCTACCGAATCTAATGGCATTGATGATCCATTTGTATTAACTCTTGAAATTTGGTGTTTGGAATACTTACCACCACTACCATCTTTCCTTCCTTGTATTAATCTTTCTTTGGAACTctcatcaaattttaaCGCCTGATAATGATCGTCATATTGTCCGCTGGTGTTGGTTGCGGCACGTGTCGCTATTCCAGTGGTATCTCGACTGATTGACCAATCTCCAATGCTATTGACAGTCCTAATTGATCTGTGTGTAGTAGTCATATTAGACTTCGTCCTTTCTGCCTGGCACAGGTCAAACGTCAGTGAATCCCTATTGTTTGGTTTTATACTATCTTTTATGGCTTGACCATTACCTGGAAAATATGCTTGGACCTCCGTAGGTTGGTCCagctcttctttctctaCCTCATGCGATTTGTTCGTTATTGGGGAAGGAGCCTTGGTGAATTGAGCTCCGTTATATGGAAATTCACATGCAATTTCTGAGCGGTCGTTAATGACCACCATAGTATAGAAGAGAATTTTAGGATAGTCTTTCTTTATGGTCATGATATCTTGCAGTGTTAATATCTGTAAATTATGCATAGAAAATTCGGCATCATATAATAGCCAGTCATCTGTAATATCAGCAATGGTTGGTTTGTTGTTAGATTGCCTTACTGCTGTAAAAACTTCTTTAGTCTGTGGATCCTGTATTAATATTGACTGTAAAACTAATCTAAAGTATCCAAGTGTGTCGaatattgatattgatgGAAGTATTGATAAGAGTGTAATATCAGATCCTGAAGCATTGTAGTGGTCCATTTCTCCATCTTCAGATTCCAAATCACTTGAATACATTGATTCAGATTCATTATCAGAAAAGGATGCTTGATCGTTTTGTCCGCCCATATTTGCCTCGTTAATCGAAACGTTCTGTATATCAGAAAGTGGAGACGCAATATGGCCATTAACGCTGGTCTTACTTCTATTAGGATTATCTCCTGGTTGTTCATCTTTTGAATCTGTACCATTTTTTGTTACCATTAATCTCAATGACTGTCCTGTGTAATCCTCAGCTGAGCCGCAACTATTGATGGATACTAGTTCCGACTGAGGAGGTGTATAGAAATCACTTGGGTATCGTTCGCCTAACAATGAATCTATTTTAGTTTTCCTTTTATGTGCATTTCTATTATGTGAAAAATTCAGGACAATTGAACTTGCTCCATCATCATCGAGTCCAGTCCGTTTATTGCTATTATCGACATTTGTGCTTTCTCTATCTGTACCTTGATCgaaatcaattgaaatatttcCTTCTGACGGTATCATTTTGCTTCGTATAGTGTCTGCGTTGGAATAACTCTTTCTATTGTCGTTAGTCTGATCTATAATAGAGCTAGACTCGTCATGATCGCTCTGACGTCGTAGCTCTTGGTTCAGTGAATCTTCGCCGCCAGTTGATAAGCTGCTTAGTAGTGAGTCGTTATTGTTAGATGAGGTGATGGAGTCTTGTTCATTCAAGTTCATAGCATTATATTCATGGGATGAGCTGTCATCTTTTGTATCGTTAACCAAAGTATCGAACCTCGAGTCATCTGTATTACTGCTACTAATTTTATGATCTATTTTTGCAGTTGCTTCAGTGACTAATGCATCTGTTGTGTTTTCCTTGTTTTGGGGGTCATATACAGTACCTGCTGTGCCTTCCATTTTCCAATTGGACTTCCCAAATTCCAAGAATGTAGGGTCCTCAAAGTTGTTCAATTCGTCCATGAGGAAATAATGGTTTTCGTGATGGTATACTTTGTCCTGAGTGAGTTTATGTATTTGATTGTTGTCTAAAACttttaaatgaaaataatctCTGAGGAATAGTTCCAGTATAGAGATATCCTGATGGACATCCTCGGGTATAGATACGAATATGAGTTTCTTGTTAATGAACCTTGTCGGGCTTTCGGGGCTGAAATTCCCAAGTAAGTTACTATTGAGGAATCTTTTCAACAATGTgtatttcaatttgttcTCGATAATCTCCTCGAAGTCACCAGATCTAAGGTTGGACAAGTACCATGACCAGACACCGTTTTCGTCATTGCCATAGTAGTCACCCACCCGCACAGACTTTGACATTGTTTGGAGAGTATAAACTTCGGAAGTATGTGATGGTTTGCTAGAAATGGGGTATGACAATGGAATGTTATGTGGGTTGCTTTTATTGAGAAGTGCTAACTAGCGATTGTTATCGACAGCAAAGCAACTCGAGTAGAAAGATTGTTTTTCTTGGTCCTAACGTCAAATTTTTAACCAATGTGTTTGTCGCAGATGAGTAGAATGTGCTATATTCAGCGGTATGAGCACTCGATGATGGGGTCTAGGTAAatagagagagagagagagagcaaatgatatatatctCTTTCAGTGTATAATAAATGTAGAATTAATgaacaataaaattatCCTTGAGAACGTAGTGTAAAGTACATGTATGAGAA includes:
- the GIS4 gene encoding Gis4p (CAGL0K07271g~Protein of unknown function), producing MSKSVRVGDYYGNDENGVWSWYLSNLRSGDFEEIIENKLKYTLLKRFLNSNLLGNFSPESPTRFINKKLIFVSIPEDVHQDISILELFLRDYFHLKVLDNNQIHKLTQDKVYHHENHYFLMDELNNFEDPTFLEFGKSNWKMEGTAGTVYDPQNKENTTDALVTEATAKIDHKISSSNTDDSRFDTLVNDTKDDSSSHEYNAMNLNEQDSITSSNNNDSLLSSLSTGGEDSLNQELRRQSDHDESSSIIDQTNDNRKSYSNADTIRSKMIPSEGNISIDFDQGTDRESTNVDNSNKRTGLDDDGASSIVLNFSHNRNAHKRKTKIDSLLGERYPSDFYTPPQSELVSINSCGSAEDYTGQSLRLMVTKNGTDSKDEQPGDNPNRSKTSVNGHIASPLSDIQNVSINEANMGGQNDQASFSDNESESMYSSDLESEDGEMDHYNASGSDITLLSILPSISIFDTLGYFRLVLQSILIQDPQTKEVFTAVRQSNNKPTIADITDDWLLYDAEFSMHNLQILTLQDIMTIKKDYPKILFYTMVVINDRSEIACEFPYNGAQFTKAPSPITNKSHEVEKEELDQPTEVQAYFPGNGQAIKDSIKPNNRDSLTFDLCQAERTKSNMTTTHRSIRTVNSIGDWSISRDTTGIATRAATNTSGQYDDHYQALKFDESSKERLIQGRKDGSGGKYSKHQISRVNTNGSSMPLDSVERTKSLPLPTLLKTASGIETSHIETPSKWGFRSIKRHKNKHKSKGSLTNGDKNRHRRTKKNENSACVLM